The Streptomyces sp. Je 1-332 genome has a window encoding:
- a CDS encoding glutaredoxin domain-containing protein has translation MMRAWILPMWLVIGGSAVAVGLIFRGDPGAAAAFFLVFLILAGVHSPLFFPRSIGATEAQRRSAVDGRPIVFWRPGCQYCVRLRIRLGRSARQLHWVDIWRDPAGAAVVRATNEGNETVPTVVVAGRPHVNPDPAWVREQAVRPAP, from the coding sequence ATGATGCGCGCTTGGATTCTTCCGATGTGGCTGGTGATCGGCGGCTCGGCCGTTGCGGTCGGCTTGATCTTCAGGGGTGATCCTGGCGCGGCCGCAGCGTTTTTCCTCGTGTTCCTGATCCTCGCGGGCGTGCACTCGCCGCTGTTCTTTCCGAGGTCGATCGGTGCGACGGAGGCCCAGCGCCGCAGCGCGGTCGACGGCCGGCCGATCGTCTTCTGGCGGCCGGGCTGCCAGTACTGCGTGCGGCTGCGTATCCGACTGGGGCGCAGCGCGCGCCAGTTGCACTGGGTCGACATCTGGCGTGACCCGGCCGGAGCGGCAGTGGTGCGGGCGACCAACGAGGGCAACGAGACCGTTCCGACCGTCGTCGTGGCGGGCCGACCGCACGTCAACCCCGACCCCGCATGGGTGCGCGAGCAGGCCGTCCGACCTGCCCCGTGA
- a CDS encoding helix-turn-helix domain-containing protein: MEDIDVIAVLQDPVRRRLYEYVAAQGREVGRNEAAEAAGVARTLAAHHLDKLTDAGLLESGSRRLTGRSGPGAGRPAKVYTRSRAERSVSLPARDYRTAAELLAEAAEQAGLDAGLCAAARRRGEALRGSAEPCGGLEEAMEMLTARGYEPHMEGPEGAEEEAPVVRMRNCPFHAVAERFPPLVCGMNLALLEGLLGSEGPVRARMDARPGECCVVLDSSKNHGR; the protein is encoded by the coding sequence GTGGAGGACATCGATGTGATCGCGGTGCTGCAGGATCCCGTGCGGCGCCGACTGTACGAGTACGTGGCGGCGCAAGGCCGTGAGGTCGGCCGCAACGAGGCCGCCGAGGCGGCCGGGGTGGCGCGCACGCTCGCCGCGCACCATCTGGACAAGCTGACGGACGCCGGGCTCCTGGAGAGCGGCAGCCGCCGCCTGACGGGCCGCTCGGGGCCGGGGGCGGGCCGTCCCGCCAAGGTGTACACGCGGTCGCGGGCCGAGCGGTCGGTCTCGCTGCCCGCCCGTGACTACCGCACCGCCGCCGAGCTGCTCGCCGAGGCCGCCGAGCAGGCCGGTCTCGACGCCGGGCTCTGCGCGGCGGCGCGCCGCAGGGGCGAGGCTCTGCGCGGATCGGCCGAGCCCTGCGGCGGCCTCGAAGAAGCCATGGAGATGTTGACCGCGCGCGGCTACGAACCGCACATGGAGGGTCCCGAAGGCGCGGAGGAGGAAGCGCCCGTCGTCCGTATGCGCAACTGCCCCTTTCATGCCGTGGCCGAGCGCTTCCCACCGCTGGTGTGCGGAATGAATCTCGCGCTCCTCGAAGGGCTGCTCGGTTCGGAAGGCCCGGTCCGCGCTCGCATGGACGCTCGGCCCGGGGAGTGCTGCGTCGTGCTCGACTCTTCTAAAAACCATGGGCGTTGA
- a CDS encoding CBS domain-containing protein produces MTKARDIMTGGAHCVGAEETVLDAARKMTELGVGALPICGTDDRLKGVLTDRDIVAKVLGKSKDPATVLAGELAQGEAVTIGADDSADEIVATMTHHKVRRLPVIDGHRLVGMVALADAARALQDPKAGQLIEALSTD; encoded by the coding sequence ATGACCAAGGCACGCGACATCATGACCGGTGGCGCCCACTGCGTGGGCGCCGAGGAAACCGTGCTCGACGCCGCCCGCAAGATGACCGAACTGGGCGTGGGCGCACTGCCCATCTGCGGAACCGACGACCGGCTCAAGGGTGTTCTGACCGACCGGGACATCGTCGCCAAGGTGCTGGGCAAGTCCAAGGACCCGGCAACCGTCCTGGCCGGTGAACTCGCCCAGGGCGAGGCCGTCACCATCGGCGCCGACGACAGCGCGGACGAGATCGTGGCGACCATGACGCATCACAAGGTGCGGCGACTTCCCGTCATCGACGGACATCGGCTCGTCGGGATGGTGGCCCTCGCCGACGCCGCCCGAGCGCTTCAGGACCCCAAGGCCGGGCAGCTCATCGAGGCGCTCTCCACCGACTGA
- a CDS encoding SRPBCC family protein yields the protein MDQENVSATLTVAAPAARVFAVLADPTTHSAIDGTGWVQEAADRAPLTEAGQIFRMDMYHPNHPNGDYRVANKVQVFDPPRAIAWLTGEEKEGGRLEFGGWFWRYDLVPLDPAQTEVTLTYDWSAVPQFIREYLQFPPFGPEHLINSLHHLAKLLPGHRTDAT from the coding sequence GTGGACCAGGAGAACGTGAGCGCCACCCTGACGGTCGCCGCGCCCGCCGCGAGGGTGTTCGCGGTACTCGCGGACCCGACGACGCACTCCGCGATCGACGGCACCGGCTGGGTCCAGGAAGCCGCCGACCGGGCGCCGCTGACCGAGGCGGGGCAGATCTTCCGGATGGACATGTACCACCCGAACCACCCGAACGGCGACTACCGGGTGGCCAACAAGGTCCAGGTGTTCGACCCGCCGCGCGCCATCGCCTGGCTGACGGGGGAGGAGAAGGAAGGCGGCCGTCTGGAGTTCGGCGGCTGGTTCTGGCGTTACGACCTCGTCCCGCTCGACCCGGCGCAGACCGAGGTCACACTCACTTACGACTGGTCGGCCGTGCCGCAGTTCATCCGCGAGTACCTCCAGTTCCCGCCTTTCGGCCCCGAGCACCTCATCAATTCGCTGCACCACCTGGCGAAGCTGCTCCCGGGCCACCGGACGGACGCGACGTGA
- a CDS encoding DUF3291 domain-containing protein, which yields MTASAAHGAHTHTDGHAPTHAHLAELNIATLLHPLDDPRIAPFVELLDPVNADADAAPGFVWRLVEEGAADATGLRPAGEDVIVNLSVWETQEALWDFAYRSGHLEVMRRRREWFERHVKAHMVLWWVPAGHLPTVGEALERLADLQAHGPSPRAFTFTSSYTAAEAAEHLQAARR from the coding sequence ATGACCGCATCCGCCGCGCACGGCGCCCACACCCACACAGACGGCCACGCCCCCACGCACGCCCATCTCGCCGAGCTCAACATCGCCACGCTTCTCCACCCCCTCGACGACCCGCGCATCGCGCCGTTCGTCGAGTTGCTCGATCCGGTCAACGCCGACGCCGACGCCGCGCCCGGCTTCGTGTGGCGGCTCGTGGAGGAAGGGGCGGCCGACGCCACCGGTCTGCGCCCGGCAGGTGAGGACGTCATCGTCAACCTGTCGGTGTGGGAGACCCAGGAGGCGCTGTGGGACTTCGCCTATCGCAGCGGGCACCTGGAGGTGATGCGCAGGCGGCGCGAATGGTTCGAGCGGCACGTCAAGGCGCACATGGTGCTCTGGTGGGTCCCCGCCGGACACCTCCCGACCGTCGGCGAGGCCCTGGAGCGCCTCGCGGACCTGCAGGCGCACGGCCCGTCCCCGCGGGCGTTCACGTTCACCTCGTCCTACACCGCGGCCGAGGCCGCCGAGCACCTTCAGGCCGCCCGGCGATGA